The Vitis riparia cultivar Riparia Gloire de Montpellier isolate 1030 chromosome 10, EGFV_Vit.rip_1.0, whole genome shotgun sequence genome includes a region encoding these proteins:
- the LOC117923482 gene encoding putative PAP-specific phosphatase, mitochondrial produces MGLLHHCSPVPTARFLIPHRIIMPLRYSSPRLLTVRSSLPFPSQKAKYHRELEAAVHVVERACRLCVDVKRSLLSGDGRILEKNDQTPVTVADFGVQALISLELGKLFPSIPLVAEEDSAFLCSNNLADLVVDAVTGKAKFGDKQLTHDDVLDAIDRGGKDAFTFGANPATYWVLDPIDGTRGFLKGCEALYVVGLALIVEGEIVLGVMGCPNWQEDLSSTEVQEDENKPSGPGIIMVSHVGCGTWIKRFYNILDISPNMPDCWNRSFVDQCCLVHEARFCIPESQTWESLPLSDVKASADGISIADKEILLLPTCCGSLCKYLMVASGRASVFFLQARSEKTIKVWDHAVGVICVHEAGGKVTDWNGSQLDIEVDQVERRVIFPSGGILVSNGNLHDRILEMISSRLSFS; encoded by the exons ATGGGTCTCCTGCATCACTGTTCTCCAGTTCCTACGGCTCGCTTCCTTATTCCGCACCGTATTATCATGCCCCTTCGCTACTCCTCCCCACGACTCCTCACCGTAAG GTCCAGTCTTCCATTTCCAAGTCAGAAGGCCAAGTATCACAGAGAGCTCGAGGCTGCTGTGCATGTTGTGGAGAGAGCTTGTCGTCTTTGTGTTGAT GTGAAGAGGTCTCTTTTGTCTGGTGATGGACGGATTCTGGAAAAGAACGACCAAACACCGGTCACTGTTGCAGATTTTGGAGTGCAGGCCTTGATTAGCTTGG AGCTTGGAAAACTATTTCCTTCCATTCCCTTGGTGGCTGAAGAGGACTCTGCATTCTTATGTTCAAATAATCTGGCAGATCTTGTGGTAGATGCTGTAACTGGTAAAGCTAAATTTGGAGATAAACAATTGACACATGATGATGTACTGGATGCAATTGACAGAGGTGGGAAGGATGCCTTTACTTTTGGAGCTAATCCGGCTACATATTGG GTACTGGATCCAATTGATGGAACTCGGGGATTTCTAAAAGGTTGTGAGGCCTTATATGTG GTAGGTTTGGCTCTCATAGTTGAAGGAGAAATTGTATTAGGTGTTATGGGCTGCCCTAACTGGCAGGAAGACTTGTCCAGTACTGAAGTTCAGGAAGATGAAAACAAGCCATCTGGACCAGGGATCATTATGGTTTCTCATGTTGGCTGTGGAACATGGATCAAGAGGTTTTATAACATTCTGGATATTTCTCCCAACATGCCAGATTGCTGGAATAGATCCTTTGTTGATCAATGTTGCTTAGTTCACGAGGCACGCTTTTGTATTCCAGAGAGTCAAACTTGGGAATCATTGCCACTATCTGATGTGAAAGCTAGTGCTGATGGCATTAGTATTGCTGATAAAGAAATTCTTCTTTTGCCGACATGCTGTGGAAG TTTATGCAAGTATTTAATGGTGGCTTCTGGTAGGGCAtctgttttctttcttcaagcCAGATCTGAAAAAACTATAAAG GTTTGGGATCATGCTGTTGGTGTGATATGTGTGCATGAAGCAGGAGGAAAG GTTACCGACTGGAATGGGAGTCAACTTGACATTGAGGTGGATCAAGTTGAGCGAAGAGTTATATTTCCTTCAGGTGGTATCCTGGTGTCAAATGGCAACTTACATGACCGGATCCTGGAGATGATTTCTTCCAGACTATCATTTTCTTGA
- the LOC117923485 gene encoding uncharacterized protein LOC117923485, whose protein sequence is MPQTLTPFNHGSDSNQSTFWIFISTSTTHESLNQSMNSTKPLLLNSFYRLPTMNSIKPCKTSYQPPFLSNPCKIPKRVMKLRSSFPPGKVADRRKVAVRVSSGEGDEKTTERRSFLTLEEAGLVEISSLSTHERFLCRLTISSLNLLRVIAEQEGCSIEELNAGKVCDWFVKDKLKREQNLESAVLKWDDSEFQF, encoded by the exons ATGCCTCAAACTCTCACACCATTCAATCATGGGTCGGACAGTAACCAATCCACATTCTGGATCTTCATCTCCACCTCCACCACACACGAGAGCCTTAACCAATCTATGAATTCAACCAAGCCTCTCCTTCTCAATTCTTTTTACAGACTACCAACCATGAATTCAATCAAGCCTTGTAAAACCTCTTATCAACCGCCATTTCTTTCCAACCCTTGTAAGATTCCGAAACGGGTAATGAAATTACGAAGCAGTTTTCCACCAGGTAAGGTTGCTGATAGAAGAAAGGTTGCTGTGAGGGTGAGTAGTGGAGAAGGAGATGAGAAAACAACAGAAAGAAGAAGCTTCTTGACTCTGGAAGAAGCAGGTTTAGTTGAAATATCAAGTCTCAGTACTCACGAAAGGTTTCTATGTAGGCTCACG ATATCGTCTTTGAATCTACTGAGAGTGATAGCAGAACAAGAAGGATGTTCAATTGAGGAGTTGAATGCTGGGAAGGTATGTGACTGGTTTGTGAAGGATAAGCTCAAGAGGGAGCAGAATCTGGAGTCCGCAGTACTTAAGTGGGATGATTCTGAGTTccaattttga
- the LOC117923484 gene encoding vesicle-associated protein 4-2 isoform X2, which translates to MAVPDQRSHSDGKVWGFFKLPFRGNNTITMSSSSTSHSSHLQHHHNQSNMQVEGSNLHPSGSVSSVARSLLPTRRRLRLDPSNKLYFPYEPGKQVRSAIRIKNTSKSHVAFKFQTTAPKSCFMRPPGAILAPGESLIATVFKFVEHPENNEKPMEQKSKVKFKIMSLKVKGPMDYVPEMSVLDALLVAV; encoded by the exons ATGGCTGTACCTGACCAAAGATCACACTCCGACGGCAAGGTGTGGGGTTTCTTCAAGTTGCCGTTTCGGGGAAACAACACCATCACGATGTCTTCTTCTTCTACGTCACACAGTTCTCATCTTCAGCATCACCACAATCAAAGTAACATGCAGGTCGAGGGATCGAATCTCCATCCTTCCGGCTCAGTTTCTTCCGTGGCGAGATCTCTTCTTCCGACACGACGTCGTCTTCGCCTTGATCCGTCGAATAAGCTCTACTTTCCAT ATGAACCTGGCAAGCAAGTCAGGAGTGCCATTAGGATTAAAAACACGAGCAAGTCTCATGTAGCTTTTAAG ttcCAAACTACAGCACCTAAAAGCTGTTTTATGCGTCCTCCAGGGGCCATTCTTGCTCCTGGCGAGAGTCTTATAGCAACTG TGTTCAAATTTGTGGAGCATCCGGAGAACAATGAAAAACCAATGGAACAGAAGAGCAAGGTTAAGTTTAAAATCATGAGCCTAAAGGTGAAAGGACCAATGGACTATGTACCTGAGATG AGTGTCTTAGATGCTCTCCTTGTTGCAGTTTGA
- the LOC117923484 gene encoding vesicle-associated protein 4-2 isoform X1, with protein MAVPDQRSHSDGKVWGFFKLPFRGNNTITMSSSSTSHSSHLQHHHNQSNMQVEGSNLHPSGSVSSVARSLLPTRRRLRLDPSNKLYFPYEPGKQVRSAIRIKNTSKSHVAFKFQTTAPKSCFMRPPGAILAPGESLIATVFKFVEHPENNEKPMEQKSKVKFKIMSLKVKGPMDYVPEMFDELKDQVAVEQILRVVFLDVERPSPALDKLKRQLAEAEAAVEARKKPPEEAGPRIIGEGLVIDEWKERRERYLARQQVEGVDSV; from the exons ATGGCTGTACCTGACCAAAGATCACACTCCGACGGCAAGGTGTGGGGTTTCTTCAAGTTGCCGTTTCGGGGAAACAACACCATCACGATGTCTTCTTCTTCTACGTCACACAGTTCTCATCTTCAGCATCACCACAATCAAAGTAACATGCAGGTCGAGGGATCGAATCTCCATCCTTCCGGCTCAGTTTCTTCCGTGGCGAGATCTCTTCTTCCGACACGACGTCGTCTTCGCCTTGATCCGTCGAATAAGCTCTACTTTCCAT ATGAACCTGGCAAGCAAGTCAGGAGTGCCATTAGGATTAAAAACACGAGCAAGTCTCATGTAGCTTTTAAG ttcCAAACTACAGCACCTAAAAGCTGTTTTATGCGTCCTCCAGGGGCCATTCTTGCTCCTGGCGAGAGTCTTATAGCAACTG TGTTCAAATTTGTGGAGCATCCGGAGAACAATGAAAAACCAATGGAACAGAAGAGCAAGGTTAAGTTTAAAATCATGAGCCTAAAGGTGAAAGGACCAATGGACTATGTACCTGAGATG TTTGATGAGCTGAAAGATCAGGTGGCAGTAGAGCAGATACTGCGGGTTGTATTTCTTGATGTGGAACGTCCTAGTCCG GCCCTGGATAAGTTGAAGCGCCAGTTGGCTGAGGCTGAGGCTGCAGTTGAGGCTCGCAAGAAACCACCAGAAGAGGCAGGTCCAAGGATTATTGGGGAAGGACTTGTCATAGATGAATGG AAAGAGCGAAGGGAAAGATACCTTGCTCGACAGCAGGTTGAAGGGGTTGACTCAGTATAG